In a genomic window of Pontibacter liquoris:
- a CDS encoding peptidase M61, whose protein sequence is MTLKRSLFLLGFGLSLSFAGYAGGQGKAAPKYNFTIDLTNVQDDKVLVTLQAPAITQPEIVYNMPKIVPGTYSISDFGKFVTGFTALDKSGKPLEVEQLDTNRWRIKNAPQLATITYWTNDTFDTPKKEDVLFEPGGTNIEAGKNFLLNTFGFIGYFDGMKSVPYELTITKPSGFYGSTPLKAISTTATADTYQVPTYMELADSPLMYNKPDTTVLNVGDAKVLISVYSPSGKVTSRPVAENIKSTLEAQRQYLGGKLPVDKYAFIIYVSEKVGKSGSYGALEHPNSSVYFLPEMPEEMFSSTLRDMAAHEFFHIVTPLGIHSEEIGNFDYINPKMSKHLWMYEGVTEYFASHVQAYEGLNDLDKYLDKLREYIITSKTQFNDTLPFTEMSASVLDKYADEYGNVYQKGALIGLALDVQLREHSGGAYGLRNLMADLAKTYGKEKSFQDAELFDKIAELTYPEIRTFFTRYVEGAEPLPLAETFHKVGILYQPVSNEVVNSYGGFMPGYDEKTDRIIVEETSEMDAFGRAMGFKTGDQLLQLNGKDITPLNVRQLIGEELQQMTPGEKITITVNRANKKGKLKKKKLKGRVTASEHKALHVLKPDPNATPEQLALRAAWLNSK, encoded by the coding sequence ATGACACTAAAAAGATCGCTCTTCCTGCTGGGCTTCGGCCTAAGCCTGAGCTTTGCGGGTTATGCTGGCGGGCAGGGCAAAGCGGCCCCCAAGTATAATTTCACTATCGACCTGACCAACGTGCAGGACGACAAGGTGCTGGTAACCCTGCAGGCACCCGCCATTACCCAGCCGGAAATCGTCTACAACATGCCCAAGATCGTACCGGGCACCTATTCCATCTCCGATTTCGGCAAGTTTGTGACCGGCTTCACGGCGCTGGATAAAAGCGGCAAACCCCTGGAAGTGGAACAGCTCGACACCAACCGCTGGCGTATTAAAAACGCGCCGCAGCTGGCTACCATCACCTATTGGACAAACGACACGTTTGATACGCCCAAAAAGGAAGACGTGCTCTTTGAGCCGGGCGGCACCAACATCGAAGCCGGCAAGAACTTCCTGCTCAACACCTTCGGCTTTATCGGCTACTTCGACGGCATGAAGAGTGTCCCTTACGAGCTGACCATTACCAAACCAAGCGGGTTTTACGGCTCCACGCCGCTAAAGGCCATTTCGACCACGGCCACAGCCGATACGTACCAGGTGCCCACTTACATGGAACTGGCTGATTCGCCGCTGATGTATAACAAGCCCGACACCACGGTGCTGAACGTGGGCGATGCCAAAGTGCTGATCTCCGTTTACTCCCCTTCTGGCAAGGTAACCTCCAGGCCGGTAGCCGAAAACATCAAGAGCACCCTGGAAGCACAACGCCAGTATTTGGGCGGCAAGCTTCCGGTAGACAAGTATGCCTTTATCATTTACGTATCGGAGAAAGTGGGCAAGTCGGGCTCTTATGGCGCGCTGGAACATCCCAACTCTTCGGTATACTTCCTGCCTGAAATGCCGGAGGAAATGTTCAGCAGCACGCTGCGCGACATGGCAGCCCACGAGTTCTTTCATATCGTGACGCCGCTGGGCATCCACTCTGAGGAAATCGGCAACTTCGACTACATCAACCCGAAAATGTCGAAGCACCTGTGGATGTATGAGGGCGTGACCGAATATTTCGCCTCGCATGTACAGGCGTACGAAGGCCTCAACGACTTGGACAAGTACCTGGATAAGCTGCGCGAGTATATCATCACCTCCAAAACCCAGTTTAACGACACGCTGCCTTTTACAGAGATGAGCGCCAGCGTGCTGGACAAGTATGCCGACGAGTATGGCAACGTGTACCAGAAAGGCGCCCTGATCGGGCTGGCGCTGGATGTGCAGCTGCGGGAACATTCGGGTGGCGCCTATGGCCTGCGCAACCTGATGGCCGACCTGGCCAAGACCTACGGCAAAGAGAAATCCTTTCAGGATGCCGAGCTGTTTGACAAGATCGCCGAGCTGACCTACCCTGAGATCCGCACCTTTTTCACCCGCTACGTGGAAGGCGCCGAGCCACTGCCACTGGCAGAAACATTCCATAAAGTAGGCATCCTGTACCAGCCGGTCTCCAACGAAGTGGTAAACTCGTACGGTGGCTTTATGCCGGGCTACGACGAGAAAACAGACCGCATTATTGTGGAAGAAACAAGTGAGATGGATGCCTTTGGGCGGGCGATGGGCTTTAAGACTGGCGACCAGCTGCTGCAACTGAACGGCAAAGACATTACGCCCCTGAATGTGCGCCAGCTGATCGGCGAAGAGCTGCAGCAAATGACCCCGGGCGAAAAGATCACTATTACGGTGAACCGCGCCAATAAAAAGGGAAAGCTGAAAAAGAAGAAACTCAAAGGCAGGGTAACAGCCTCGGAACACAAGGCCCTGCACGTGCTCAAGCCCGACCCGAACGCTACGCCCGAACAACTGGCGCTGCGTGCAGCCTGGCTGAACAGCAAGTAA
- a CDS encoding TolC family protein — MKKSTSQALLKKLGGLALCLSLASAAQAQELLTLEQSLEIARQHNVALRQARYNSTKATVNLRRNKFSYLPSVTAYNDLNRVNGLTFDNVQGQVKRGNTTTSNPYLVGELVLFDGFAKFFEMKRARQQANASKYIESQAEITMEATVTGKFMQAILDRENIRIARERITLLEQQTKRMEILERAGTHTESDVYQLKSQVATEKLNLITHENNYRRAMLELAQEMNAGPNLNYELQTPTTPLAITDALPPLDSVMARALAYSPQLKASKETVAATKSGVSIARSNLSPTLSLNGIVGSNFSTNIMQQNPETQQMEQIPYFDQLDQNQQKIVQLSLSIPVFRGLSNHFQSQEARIDLRNAELDYVATENTLRQTVQQAYQDVLAAQEKYNTVMANLEYTDKAYETAKRRYESGVTDFFSYLESLNNKNKAEAELIQSKCEFYFKQRILALYQG; from the coding sequence ATGAAAAAAAGCACATCACAAGCCCTGCTGAAAAAGCTGGGAGGGCTGGCCTTATGCCTTAGTTTGGCATCGGCAGCCCAGGCACAGGAACTGCTTACTCTCGAGCAGAGCCTCGAAATAGCCCGCCAGCACAACGTGGCCCTGCGGCAGGCCCGCTACAACAGCACCAAAGCCACGGTTAATTTGCGCCGCAACAAGTTCTCCTACCTGCCTTCGGTAACGGCCTACAACGACCTGAACCGGGTGAACGGCCTTACCTTCGACAACGTGCAGGGTCAGGTGAAACGGGGCAACACCACCACCTCCAACCCATACCTGGTAGGCGAGCTGGTGTTGTTTGATGGCTTTGCCAAGTTCTTTGAGATGAAGCGCGCGCGCCAGCAGGCAAACGCCAGCAAGTATATCGAGTCGCAGGCCGAGATCACGATGGAGGCCACCGTGACTGGAAAGTTTATGCAGGCCATCCTGGACCGGGAAAACATCCGCATTGCCCGCGAACGCATCACCTTGCTCGAGCAGCAAACAAAGCGCATGGAGATACTCGAGCGGGCCGGCACGCATACCGAAAGCGACGTATACCAGCTCAAATCGCAGGTGGCCACCGAAAAGCTCAACCTCATCACGCACGAAAACAACTACCGCCGCGCGATGCTGGAACTGGCCCAGGAAATGAACGCTGGCCCCAACCTGAACTACGAATTGCAGACGCCCACCACGCCCCTGGCTATCACGGACGCCCTGCCGCCCCTGGACTCGGTGATGGCCCGCGCCCTGGCGTACTCGCCGCAGTTGAAAGCCTCCAAAGAAACTGTGGCTGCCACCAAATCCGGCGTCAGCATTGCGCGCAGTAACCTTTCGCCCACCCTCTCGCTCAACGGCATTGTGGGGTCCAACTTCTCGACCAACATCATGCAGCAAAACCCGGAAACGCAGCAGATGGAGCAGATCCCCTACTTCGACCAACTGGACCAAAACCAGCAGAAGATCGTGCAGCTGAGTTTGAGCATTCCGGTGTTCCGGGGCCTGAGCAACCACTTCCAGTCGCAGGAGGCCCGCATCGACTTGCGTAACGCCGAGCTGGATTATGTAGCCACCGAAAACACACTGCGCCAGACCGTGCAGCAGGCGTACCAGGACGTGCTGGCAGCCCAGGAAAAGTATAATACCGTAATGGCCAACCTGGAATATACTGACAAAGCTTACGAAACAGCCAAACGGCGTTACGAATCTGGCGTAACAGACTTCTTTTCGTACCTCGAATCGCTCAACAACAAGAACAAGGCCGAGGCCGAGCTCATCCAGAGCAAATGCGAGTTCTACTTTAAGCAACGCATCCTGGCGCTTTACCAGGGCTAA
- a CDS encoding ABC transporter permease, producing MVQHYLKSTWRNLTRNKVYTAINVFGLAMGVASCLLIFMYLQHELSYDKAFTKHDRIYRVVNNLVVEGEVEKASVTHAALAPNLAADYPEIEAAIRMIPWRKRVLRQHEKAITIDNTFFADSNYFDLFDYKLLEGNPKTALLEPNSIVLSKEVAGKFFADPLNAMFSTIRIGSDTYKVTGIFKAVDAAHMKPNVLVSMSSLPADLREQFKSNWFGTNSYTYVLLRQPGMADALQAKLPDFVKRRVAPARGETKERVELYLQPLTYIHLNSDYLWEAFPVGNRSYIYIFSFVGIFILLIASINYMNLATARSVKRAREVGLRKVVGASRPQLIAQFLSESVLLTLLALVVALVFVELLLPTFNTLTEKQIPATYFTNPMLLLVILAIGVFIGLVAGSYPALVLSHFRPADILKSDKIPGGGGALLRKGLVVLQFTISLVLIIGTVVVYSQMHYLKNKDLGFTKAQVLVIDIPSGDSTLVNKIPLIEAGLLRNPNITKVATTGMIPGEETSVIVFNVERDGKMTEKTMNTIWVDYDYFDLMDIPVTKGRNFSKDMATDPDNGYIINEAAAKALGWADGPIGRRIGGSDTTSGRVIGVVQDFNYKSLHSRIEPLVVLLAPKNSGSLLARITPGHFSETIADIEQTWQQLAPNQPMEYTFLDQSFNQQYRAEEKMLTIFGYFAGLTILIACMGLFGLASFMAEQRTKEIGIRKVMGSSVAGIVLLLTKDFALLVLVAILLACPIAWYGMDKWLQDFAYRTQISAWIFILSGLAALALAILTVSYKATRAAMTDPVLALRTE from the coding sequence ATGGTACAGCACTATTTAAAATCGACCTGGCGCAACCTGACGCGCAATAAAGTATACACGGCGATCAACGTGTTCGGTCTGGCGATGGGTGTGGCCTCCTGCCTGCTTATTTTTATGTACCTGCAGCACGAACTCAGCTACGACAAAGCCTTTACCAAACACGACCGGATCTACCGCGTGGTAAACAACCTGGTGGTGGAAGGAGAAGTGGAAAAAGCGTCTGTGACCCATGCCGCCCTGGCCCCGAACCTGGCAGCAGATTACCCCGAAATTGAGGCTGCTATCCGCATGATTCCCTGGCGCAAGCGGGTGCTGCGCCAGCATGAGAAAGCCATCACTATCGATAATACCTTTTTTGCAGACAGCAACTACTTCGACCTCTTCGACTATAAGCTGCTGGAGGGCAACCCTAAAACGGCTTTGCTGGAACCCAACAGCATCGTGCTCTCCAAAGAGGTAGCTGGTAAATTTTTCGCCGATCCGCTCAACGCCATGTTCAGCACCATCCGGATCGGCAGCGACACTTATAAAGTAACCGGTATTTTTAAGGCTGTAGATGCTGCTCATATGAAGCCGAATGTACTGGTCTCCATGAGCTCGCTACCGGCAGACCTGCGGGAGCAGTTCAAGTCAAACTGGTTTGGCACCAACAGTTATACTTATGTTCTGCTGCGCCAGCCTGGTATGGCTGACGCCCTGCAGGCAAAACTGCCCGACTTTGTGAAGCGCCGTGTCGCACCGGCCCGCGGCGAAACCAAAGAGCGCGTGGAACTCTACCTGCAGCCCCTCACCTACATCCACTTAAACTCCGATTACCTTTGGGAAGCTTTCCCGGTAGGCAACAGATCCTACATCTACATCTTCTCTTTTGTCGGTATTTTTATCCTGCTCATTGCCTCGATCAATTACATGAACCTGGCCACGGCCCGCTCGGTAAAACGCGCCCGGGAAGTAGGCTTGCGCAAAGTGGTAGGCGCCAGCCGGCCACAGCTCATCGCCCAGTTCCTGAGCGAATCGGTGCTGCTGACGCTGCTGGCTCTGGTAGTTGCGCTGGTGTTTGTGGAGTTGCTCCTGCCTACTTTTAATACCCTAACCGAAAAGCAGATCCCCGCTACTTACTTCACAAACCCGATGCTGCTGTTGGTGATCCTCGCCATCGGCGTGTTCATCGGCCTGGTGGCAGGCAGTTACCCGGCCCTGGTGCTGTCGCACTTCCGGCCGGCAGATATACTGAAGTCGGACAAAATACCCGGAGGTGGCGGCGCGCTGCTGCGCAAGGGGCTGGTCGTGCTGCAGTTTACCATCTCGCTGGTGCTCATCATCGGCACGGTGGTGGTCTATAGCCAGATGCATTACCTCAAAAACAAAGACCTCGGCTTTACCAAAGCGCAGGTGCTGGTGATCGATATCCCGAGCGGCGACTCGACCCTGGTGAATAAAATACCCCTGATCGAAGCCGGATTGCTCCGCAACCCCAACATCACCAAAGTAGCTACCACAGGTATGATTCCGGGCGAAGAAACCAGCGTGATCGTCTTTAATGTAGAGCGTGACGGCAAAATGACCGAGAAAACCATGAATACCATCTGGGTAGACTATGACTATTTTGACCTGATGGACATCCCGGTTACAAAAGGCCGCAATTTTTCGAAAGACATGGCTACCGATCCGGACAATGGCTATATCATCAACGAGGCGGCAGCCAAAGCCCTCGGCTGGGCCGATGGACCGATCGGCAGGCGGATAGGCGGAAGCGACACCACCTCCGGCCGCGTGATTGGCGTAGTGCAGGACTTCAACTATAAATCGCTGCACAGCCGGATAGAGCCGCTGGTCGTGCTGCTGGCGCCTAAAAACAGCGGTTCACTTTTGGCCCGGATCACTCCCGGCCATTTCAGCGAGACAATAGCGGACATTGAACAAACATGGCAGCAGCTGGCACCCAATCAACCCATGGAGTATACTTTCCTGGACCAAAGCTTTAACCAACAGTACCGTGCCGAGGAAAAGATGCTGACTATCTTCGGCTACTTTGCCGGCCTGACTATCCTGATTGCCTGCATGGGCTTGTTTGGCCTGGCTTCTTTTATGGCCGAGCAGCGCACCAAAGAGATCGGCATCCGCAAGGTGATGGGCAGCTCGGTGGCGGGAATTGTGCTGCTGCTGACCAAAGACTTTGCATTGCTGGTGCTGGTCGCCATTCTGCTGGCCTGCCCTATTGCCTGGTATGGGATGGACAAATGGCTACAGGACTTTGCTTACCGAACCCAGATCAGTGCTTGGATCTTTATACTTTCCGGGCTGGCGGCCCTGGCGCTGGCTATCCTTACCGTGAGCTACAAAGCTACGCGCGCCGCCATGACCGACCCGGTGCTGGCTCTGCGAACCGAGTAA
- a CDS encoding toast rack family protein, translating into MAIPETGDPQASMAGGFRKASSNLLHLLKNMIMKNLLITLCFLLPMHLLLAQQKYTKTVSTGNIKKGTIHLEIPAGELRLRNGSSNLIDTEVLYAKADWKPSLHVNTSNGVTDLTFKQQDFKSSGDNNGENKWNINISKTTPLDLYLKMGAGDTKLDLSNSQLRKLTIEAGAVGLTVNLKGSSARNVSISAGVGEVNLDLTGNWDHDATIEIAGGIGEVNLKLPKNTGVKLKTSGLGDRSLGNLKKNGDYFTNAALGKSKNTLTITVSGGLGSINVKEE; encoded by the coding sequence ATGGCTATTCCGGAAACCGGCGACCCACAAGCAAGTATGGCCGGCGGTTTCCGGAAAGCTTCTTCCAACCTGTTACACCTCCTAAAAAATATGATTATGAAGAACCTGTTGATCACGCTTTGTTTCCTGCTGCCCATGCACCTGCTGCTGGCCCAGCAAAAGTATACCAAAACCGTTTCGACGGGCAACATCAAAAAAGGCACCATCCACCTGGAAATACCGGCCGGTGAGCTGCGCCTGCGCAACGGAAGCAGCAACCTGATCGACACCGAGGTACTGTATGCCAAAGCTGACTGGAAACCCAGCCTGCATGTGAACACCAGCAACGGGGTGACAGACCTGACCTTTAAGCAACAAGACTTTAAGAGTAGCGGTGACAACAACGGAGAAAATAAATGGAACATTAACATCAGCAAAACCACGCCACTTGATTTATACCTGAAAATGGGGGCCGGCGATACCAAGCTGGACCTGAGCAACAGCCAGCTTCGGAAACTGACGATCGAAGCCGGAGCGGTAGGTCTGACTGTAAACCTGAAGGGAAGCAGTGCCCGCAATGTAAGTATAAGCGCGGGTGTTGGCGAAGTAAACCTGGACCTGACCGGTAACTGGGACCACGATGCGACCATCGAGATTGCCGGCGGCATTGGCGAAGTAAACCTGAAGCTGCCAAAGAACACGGGCGTGAAACTAAAAACGTCGGGCCTTGGCGACAGAAGCCTGGGTAACCTGAAAAAGAACGGCGACTACTTTACAAACGCGGCGCTTGGCAAAAGCAAAAACACCCTTACCATTACGGTTTCCGGTGGGTTGGGAAGTATAAATGTGAAAGAGGAGTAG
- a CDS encoding ABC transporter permease produces the protein MLQNYFKIAFRNMVRNKVYSAINIAGLAIGVASCILIFLYIQDELSYDTQFSKADRIIRVVGEVKFEGQQDYFGVTPPPLLDEARKFTGIETVTQCFQLDKQTIWYNNQSFSEDKLLAGDSAFFSVFDYKFLAGNPATALDAPRTIVLTEELANKYFGGAAQAMGKLLKFSRDSYTVTGVYRNEKHSHIDASGVISNASFLEGSTAEDRKNQWFNLSNYTYVLLNEATQPAALQQQLDELTAKLINPWIKENKLNAEMKLLVQPLKDIHFDNRDPYALSPAGSMAYIYIFSVVAIFLLLIASINYMNLATARSSKRAKEVGLRKVVGADRSQLVSQFLGESLLLTLLAVLLALALVEVFIPSFNALTGKNFSHGLFFQWEFMLLLIAIVVLVGIVAGSYPAFFLSRFKPADVLKSDKMPRGGSAALRKALVVLQFTISLIMIIGTFVVFAQMRFLKNADLGFRKEQILVVDVPNGDSTLVQRLPLIKQRLLQNPNVLQISNSYSIPSESLSRTIMLVEQNGRMVEKAIDIIAVDYDFIPLMGIDLKEGRNFSKDMKTDEHAGIIINEAAAKWLGWNDPVGKKVNTGDTTLTGNHARIIGVVKDFHVQSLHSAVKPLAIELRPASPGYLLARIAPKDQDATIKFIENQWRAFDTKHPMEYFFMDEFFDRQYRAEEKMLTVFGYFAGLTILIACLGLFGLASFTAEQRTKEIGIRKVLGSSTGSIVVLLSKDFAVLVLVAIVLASPVAWFGMSRWLQDFAYRVPLSWWIFAVAGLSAMVIALATVSFQAMKAALADPVKAIRTQ, from the coding sequence ATGCTCCAGAACTACTTCAAAATTGCATTCCGCAACATGGTCCGAAACAAAGTATATTCGGCCATCAACATTGCCGGCCTGGCCATCGGGGTGGCCTCCTGCATACTTATTTTCCTCTACATACAGGATGAACTTAGCTACGACACGCAATTCAGTAAGGCAGACCGCATTATTCGGGTGGTTGGAGAAGTAAAGTTTGAGGGGCAGCAGGATTATTTTGGCGTTACGCCCCCTCCGCTTCTGGACGAAGCGCGAAAATTTACCGGCATAGAAACCGTAACGCAGTGCTTTCAGCTGGACAAGCAAACGATCTGGTACAATAACCAGAGCTTTAGTGAAGACAAGTTGCTTGCTGGTGACAGTGCTTTCTTTAGCGTGTTTGATTATAAGTTTCTGGCCGGCAACCCTGCTACGGCCCTGGATGCACCCCGTACGATTGTACTCACCGAAGAGCTTGCAAACAAATATTTTGGTGGCGCGGCGCAGGCAATGGGTAAGCTGCTCAAGTTTAGCCGCGACTCCTATACCGTAACGGGTGTATACCGCAATGAAAAACATTCGCACATCGATGCTTCAGGCGTGATCTCTAACGCATCCTTTTTAGAAGGTTCTACAGCAGAAGATAGAAAAAACCAGTGGTTTAACTTAAGCAACTACACCTATGTGCTGCTCAATGAAGCAACGCAGCCCGCTGCTCTCCAACAGCAGTTAGATGAGCTGACTGCCAAGTTGATAAACCCCTGGATAAAAGAAAACAAGCTAAATGCTGAGATGAAATTACTGGTGCAGCCGCTAAAAGATATTCATTTCGACAACCGCGACCCCTATGCGCTTTCACCTGCCGGCAGTATGGCGTATATCTATATATTTAGTGTTGTTGCCATCTTCCTGCTGCTGATAGCCAGTATAAATTATATGAACCTGGCAACAGCCCGTTCTTCCAAACGCGCCAAAGAGGTGGGTTTGCGCAAAGTGGTCGGGGCAGACCGCTCTCAGTTGGTCAGCCAGTTCCTGGGCGAGTCCTTGCTTCTTACGCTGCTGGCTGTATTGCTGGCGCTGGCGCTGGTAGAGGTGTTTATTCCAAGCTTTAACGCGCTTACGGGCAAAAACTTCAGCCACGGCCTTTTCTTTCAGTGGGAGTTTATGCTCCTTTTAATTGCGATCGTAGTTTTGGTAGGCATTGTGGCCGGCAGTTATCCTGCTTTCTTTTTGTCGCGCTTTAAACCGGCCGATGTCCTTAAATCGGATAAAATGCCCCGCGGTGGCAGCGCAGCCTTACGCAAAGCGCTGGTGGTTTTGCAGTTCACCATCTCGCTCATCATGATCATTGGCACCTTCGTGGTGTTTGCACAGATGCGCTTCCTTAAAAACGCAGACCTGGGCTTTCGAAAAGAACAGATCTTGGTTGTTGATGTCCCCAACGGTGATTCTACGCTGGTGCAGCGCCTGCCCCTAATTAAGCAACGGCTGCTGCAGAACCCCAACGTGCTGCAAATATCAAACTCCTACAGCATCCCTTCCGAATCGTTGAGCCGCACCATTATGCTGGTAGAGCAGAATGGGAGAATGGTGGAGAAGGCGATTGACATTATAGCGGTAGACTATGATTTTATACCCTTGATGGGCATTGATTTGAAGGAGGGCCGAAACTTCTCCAAAGACATGAAAACAGATGAGCACGCGGGCATCATCATAAATGAAGCCGCAGCAAAATGGCTGGGCTGGAATGATCCTGTCGGCAAAAAAGTAAATACAGGCGATACAACGCTTACGGGTAATCATGCCCGGATAATTGGCGTGGTAAAAGACTTCCATGTCCAGTCCTTGCATTCAGCAGTAAAACCTCTGGCTATTGAGTTGCGTCCAGCATCGCCGGGTTATTTGTTGGCGCGCATTGCACCAAAAGACCAGGACGCTACCATAAAATTTATAGAAAACCAATGGCGTGCCTTTGACACCAAACACCCCATGGAGTACTTTTTCATGGATGAGTTTTTTGACCGCCAGTACCGTGCCGAGGAAAAAATGCTGACCGTGTTCGGCTACTTTGCCGGGCTCACCATCCTGATCGCCTGCCTGGGCCTGTTTGGCCTGGCCTCTTTCACAGCCGAGCAGCGCACCAAAGAGATCGGCATCCGCAAGGTGCTGGGCTCCTCTACCGGCAGCATCGTGGTGCTGCTCTCCAAGGATTTCGCCGTGCTGGTGCTGGTGGCCATCGTGCTGGCTAGCCCGGTGGCCTGGTTTGGCATGAGCAGGTGGCTGCAGGACTTTGCCTACCGCGTACCACTCAGCTGGTGGATCTTTGCTGTAGCAGGCCTATCGGCCATGGTGATTGCGCTGGCGACGGTTTCTTTCCAGGCGATGAAAGCAGCCCTGGCCGACCCGGTGAAAGCCATTCGCACCCAATAA